In Mangifera indica cultivar Alphonso chromosome 1, CATAS_Mindica_2.1, whole genome shotgun sequence, a single genomic region encodes these proteins:
- the LOC123221687 gene encoding RNA polymerase I-specific transcription initiation factor rrn3 isoform X2: protein MGMEVQNHKVESHEMGSISDSELVYHVKETLRAVPLGDRHNYELLVAVMHLESDRDVLEPSLRALSCAVSYLDIVHHEALLTSIFNTNMWAYEPYEMDALMALIISLLKMIVIYVENMLELEKGELGELVRCPMLMALVDRLIDLDVEIGWDDNSHDDSGKGIFEMDLEDTEEAACHAEQDIDKLPKGSLSWKSGKEQIAAELLDQLMVLTFEHLKSCQSEGRLIEVFDILLQSFQITVLNAYKSKFAQFVMFYACALDPENCGVRFSTMLAGLFVSGVHSQLTRMSAVSYLASFLSRAKFLSASFVIRFLKRLVDWCLEYCKVHGGDINPKAHRVFYSGCQAIMYVLCFRMRSIMDIPRLKSQLLLMPLETILKHELNPFKVCLPSVVCEFLRQSKAAHLFTVSKTFIFNDLLESELSRAFGGLERLDMFFPFDPCLLKKCDSYIRPNFVYWSMVRTTYHDDDEVDSSEEDVDEDFVDGKGDDVMEDGMRSDEEEDPDDDEFDYNALSKMSITPKNCVGLMVQ from the exons ATGGGAATGGAAGTGCAAAATCACAAAGTAGAATCTCATGAGATGGGCAGTATTAGTGATTCTGAACTAGTCTACCATGTAAAGGAAACACTTAGAGCTGTACCGTTG GGTGATCGTCACAATTATGAATTGCTTGTTGCTGTTATGCACCTTGAGAGCGATAGGGATGTGCTTGAG CCAAGTTTGAGGGCACTATCTTGTGCAGTTTCTTATTTAGACATTGTTCACCATGAGGCTCTTCTCACTTCT atttttaataCGAACATGTGGGCCTATGAACCTTATGAGATGGATGCTCTGATGGCCCTGATTATATCCTTG CTGAAGATGATTGTAATATATGTGGAGAACATGCTAGAGTTGGAGAAGGGTGAACTGGGGGAACTTGTTAGATGCCCAATGCTAATGGCGCTGGTGGATAGGCTGATAGATTTGGAT GTGGAGATTGGATGGGACGACAATTCACATGATGACTCTGGTAAAGGCATTTTTGAAATGGATTTGGAAGATACGGAAGAGGCAGCATGTCATGCTGAACAAGACATAGATAAG CTTCCAAAAGGATCTTTAAGTTGGAAGAGTGGAAAAGAACAAATAGCTGCTGAGTTATTAGATCAGTTGATGGTGCTAACTTTTGAGCATCTCAAATCATGTCAAAGTGAGGGCCGTTTGATTGAG gTATTTGACATTCTTCTCCAGTCGTTCCAGATAACTGTTCTGAATGCATACAAGTCGAAATTTGCTCAG TTCGTGATGTTTTATGCATGCGCACTAGATCCTGAAAATTGTGGTGTGAGATTTAGCACTATGTTGGCAGGTCTATTTGTTAGTGGTGTCCACTCTCAACTCACCAG GATGAGTGCTGTGTCTTATCTTGCTAGTTTCTTGTCTCGTGCAAAGTTTTTGTCAGCCTCTTTTGTTATAAGATTCTTAAAAAG ATTGGTCGATTGGTGTTTGGAGTATTGCAAAGTCCATGGTGGTGACATTAACCCAAAAGCGCATAGAGTGTTTTATTCAGGATGCCAG GCCATTATGTATGTGCTCTGCTTTCGAATGAGATCGATAATGGATATTCCTCGGCTTAAATCTCAGCTTCTTCTCATGCCACTAGAGACAATTCTGAAGCATGAATTGAACCCATTTAAG GTTTGCCTACCATCGGTAGTGTGTGAGTTTCTCAGGCAGTCTAAAGCTGCTCATCTGTTCACTGTCTCTAAAACCTTCATCTTTAATGACCTTCTGGAGTCAGAACTCTCCAGGGCATTTGGTGGCCTGGAAAGGCTGGATATGTTCTTCCCATTTGACCCATGTTTGCTAAAGAAATGTGACAG TTATATCCGACCAAACTTCGTGTACTGGTCAATGGTTAGAACTACATATCATGATGATGACGAAGTTGATAGCAGTGAAGAAGATGTTGATGAAGATTTTGTAGATGGGAAAGGGGATGATGTTATGGAGGATGGGATGAGGAGCGACGAGGAGGAAGACCCTGATGATGACGAATTTGACTATAATGCATTAAGCAAAATGTCCATAACACCAAAGAATTGTGTTGGTTTGATGGTCCAATAG
- the LOC123226817 gene encoding thioredoxin reductase 1, mitochondrial-like produces the protein MSMTCSTELTLVYTKARTFLGLATPTTASSAASSLSTATNTASAMDHLSSPLKTKVCIIGSGPAAHTAAIYAARAELKPILFEGWMANDIAPGGQLTTTTDVENFPGFPDGILGGELMDNCRNQSHRVGTQIFTETVTKVDFKSFPFKVFTDSQSVLADSVIVATGAVARRLKFTGSGDGPGGFWNRGISACAVCDGAAPIFRNKPLAVIGGGDSAMEEANFLTKYGSKVYIIHRRDNFRASKIMQNRTLTNPKIDVIWNCVVEEAYGDGEKGVLGGLKLKNVVTGQVSDLKVSGLFFAIGHEPATKFLDGQLELDSDGYVVTKPGTTQTSVRGVFAAGDVQDKKYRQAITAAGTGCMAALDAEHFLQEIGSQEGKSESSL, from the exons ATGTCAATGACCTGTTCTACTGAACTCACATTAGTCTATACTAAAGCTCGTACTTTTCTCGGTCTTGCTACACCTACAACCGCCTCCTCCGCCGCTTCTTCTCTTTCCACTGCCACCAACACTGCCTCCGCCATGGACCATCTCTCCTCACCCCTCAAGACCAAAGTTTGTATCATTGGTAGTGGCCCTGCCGCTCACACTGCTGCCATCTACGCTGCCAGAGCTGAACTCAAGCCTATCCTCTTTGAAGGATGGATGGCCAATGATATTGCGCCAGGTGGACAGCTCACCACCACCACTGACGTTGAAAATTTCCCTGGATTCCCTGATGGCATTCTCGGCGGTGAATTAATGGACAACTGTCGCAATCAATCTCACCGTGTTGGTACCCAGATTTTTACCGAAACCGTCACCAAAGTCGATTTTAAGTCCTTTCCCTTTAAAGTGTTTACAGATTCCCAGTCTGTTTTGGCTGATTCTGTAATTGTTGCCACTGGTGCCGTCGCCAGAAGGTTGAAATTCACCGGTTCGGGAGATGGGCCTGGAGGGTTTTGGAATCGAGGAATTTCAGCGTGTGCGGTTTGTGATGGAGCGGCTCCGATATTTCGGAACAAACCTTTGGCCGTCATTGGAGGCGGGGATTCGGCTATGGAAGAAGCAAACTTTTTAACCAAATACGGatcaaaagtttatataattcataGGAGGGATAATTTTAGGGCCTCTAAGATAATGCAGAACAGGACACTTACAAACCCTAAGATTGATGTAATTTGGAATTGTGTTGTGGAGGAGGCTTATGGAGATGGAGAGAAGGGGGTATTGGGTGGTTTAAAGTTAAAGAATGTGGTGACAGGGCAAGTGTCTGATTTGAAGGTATCTGGGTTGTTCTTTGCCATCGGACATGAGCCTGCTACCAAGTTCTTGGATGGCCAATTGGAGCTTGATTCAGATGGCTATGTTGTCACTAAACCAGGCACCACACAGACGAGTGTGCGGGGGGTTTTTGCTGCGGGAGATGTTCAGGACAAGAAGTACAGGCAGGCTATTACGGCTGCGGGCACTG GGTGCATGGCAGCCTTGGATGCTGAACATTTCTTGCAAGAGATAGGATCCCAGGAGGGTAAGAGTGAGTCTTCACTGTAG
- the LOC123221687 gene encoding RNA polymerase I-specific transcription initiation factor RRN3 isoform X1 — translation MGMEVQNHKVESHEMGSISDSELVYHVKETLRAVPLGDRHNYELLVAVMHLESDRDVLEPSLRALSCAVSYLDIVHHEALLTSIFNTNMWAYEPYEMDALMALIISLAASNGKYVDSCLTMLVTNFTPPRTKDDKSYSIGKKNQVIPRVHAALKNITDLVPLAPLRLSPIVLQGLPTVHNKHDSLKMIVIYVENMLELEKGELGELVRCPMLMALVDRLIDLDVEIGWDDNSHDDSGKGIFEMDLEDTEEAACHAEQDIDKLPKGSLSWKSGKEQIAAELLDQLMVLTFEHLKSCQSEGRLIEVFDILLQSFQITVLNAYKSKFAQFVMFYACALDPENCGVRFSTMLAGLFVSGVHSQLTRMSAVSYLASFLSRAKFLSASFVIRFLKRLVDWCLEYCKVHGGDINPKAHRVFYSGCQAIMYVLCFRMRSIMDIPRLKSQLLLMPLETILKHELNPFKVCLPSVVCEFLRQSKAAHLFTVSKTFIFNDLLESELSRAFGGLERLDMFFPFDPCLLKKCDSYIRPNFVYWSMVRTTYHDDDEVDSSEEDVDEDFVDGKGDDVMEDGMRSDEEEDPDDDEFDYNALSKMSITPKNCVGLMVQ, via the exons ATGGGAATGGAAGTGCAAAATCACAAAGTAGAATCTCATGAGATGGGCAGTATTAGTGATTCTGAACTAGTCTACCATGTAAAGGAAACACTTAGAGCTGTACCGTTG GGTGATCGTCACAATTATGAATTGCTTGTTGCTGTTATGCACCTTGAGAGCGATAGGGATGTGCTTGAG CCAAGTTTGAGGGCACTATCTTGTGCAGTTTCTTATTTAGACATTGTTCACCATGAGGCTCTTCTCACTTCT atttttaataCGAACATGTGGGCCTATGAACCTTATGAGATGGATGCTCTGATGGCCCTGATTATATCCTTG GCTGCTTCAAACGGAAAATATGTTGATTCATGTTTAACCATGCTTGTCACCAATTTTACACCCCCACGTACTAAAGATGATAAATCATATAGTATCGGGAAAAAAAACCAGGTCATTCCTCGGGTTCATGCAGCCTTGAAAAATATAACTGATTTGGTACCCCTTGCCCCATTGAGATTATCACCCATCGTTTTACAGGGATTGCCAACAGTTCATAATAAGCACGATTCC CTGAAGATGATTGTAATATATGTGGAGAACATGCTAGAGTTGGAGAAGGGTGAACTGGGGGAACTTGTTAGATGCCCAATGCTAATGGCGCTGGTGGATAGGCTGATAGATTTGGAT GTGGAGATTGGATGGGACGACAATTCACATGATGACTCTGGTAAAGGCATTTTTGAAATGGATTTGGAAGATACGGAAGAGGCAGCATGTCATGCTGAACAAGACATAGATAAG CTTCCAAAAGGATCTTTAAGTTGGAAGAGTGGAAAAGAACAAATAGCTGCTGAGTTATTAGATCAGTTGATGGTGCTAACTTTTGAGCATCTCAAATCATGTCAAAGTGAGGGCCGTTTGATTGAG gTATTTGACATTCTTCTCCAGTCGTTCCAGATAACTGTTCTGAATGCATACAAGTCGAAATTTGCTCAG TTCGTGATGTTTTATGCATGCGCACTAGATCCTGAAAATTGTGGTGTGAGATTTAGCACTATGTTGGCAGGTCTATTTGTTAGTGGTGTCCACTCTCAACTCACCAG GATGAGTGCTGTGTCTTATCTTGCTAGTTTCTTGTCTCGTGCAAAGTTTTTGTCAGCCTCTTTTGTTATAAGATTCTTAAAAAG ATTGGTCGATTGGTGTTTGGAGTATTGCAAAGTCCATGGTGGTGACATTAACCCAAAAGCGCATAGAGTGTTTTATTCAGGATGCCAG GCCATTATGTATGTGCTCTGCTTTCGAATGAGATCGATAATGGATATTCCTCGGCTTAAATCTCAGCTTCTTCTCATGCCACTAGAGACAATTCTGAAGCATGAATTGAACCCATTTAAG GTTTGCCTACCATCGGTAGTGTGTGAGTTTCTCAGGCAGTCTAAAGCTGCTCATCTGTTCACTGTCTCTAAAACCTTCATCTTTAATGACCTTCTGGAGTCAGAACTCTCCAGGGCATTTGGTGGCCTGGAAAGGCTGGATATGTTCTTCCCATTTGACCCATGTTTGCTAAAGAAATGTGACAG TTATATCCGACCAAACTTCGTGTACTGGTCAATGGTTAGAACTACATATCATGATGATGACGAAGTTGATAGCAGTGAAGAAGATGTTGATGAAGATTTTGTAGATGGGAAAGGGGATGATGTTATGGAGGATGGGATGAGGAGCGACGAGGAGGAAGACCCTGATGATGACGAATTTGACTATAATGCATTAAGCAAAATGTCCATAACACCAAAGAATTGTGTTGGTTTGATGGTCCAATAG